The following coding sequences lie in one Oncorhynchus kisutch isolate 150728-3 linkage group LG27, Okis_V2, whole genome shotgun sequence genomic window:
- the LOC109871984 gene encoding LOW QUALITY PROTEIN: zona pellucida sperm-binding protein 4 (The sequence of the model RefSeq protein was modified relative to this genomic sequence to represent the inferred CDS: inserted 2 bases in 1 codon) — MASSARCVVVVLAVFVHCSSANTWGMLLQKHQAPVVQQAQKVRQQPPTRPVTYDQQAKKLKNQPQWPPQWVTQGPDATTPIEKCQVKEEERLTCVVPDLTLAQCVANNCCFEWRCYYGKAVTVQCTRDGQFVVVVARDATLPNLDLDTTSLLGLQDALCKPVGTTKAFAIYQFPVTACGTTLMEESGYVVYENKMISSYEVEIGPRGSITRXSHFELQFQCMYSDTAVEFLVVEVNALPPPAPVTATGLVRVELRLASGQCYNKGCVEEVEANRSYYSEADYPVAKLLMDPVYAEVHILGRTDSNLVLNLDYCWATSTPSPLSLPKWDLLVDGCPYQDDRYLTNVIPVDGSSGLEFLTHYKCFTVKMFTFVDADTLAPLKDRVFIHCSTEVCHPTRTHSCQQSCNRQRRDVAAVNSVAGETVVSSGELILT, encoded by the exons ATGGCATCATCAGCAAGGTGTGTAGTTGTGGTGCTGGCTGTGTTTGTGCACTGCAGTAGTGCAAATACTTGGGGAATGCTACTACAGAAGCACCAGGCTCCAGTTGTTCAGCAGGCCCAGAAGGTGAGGCAGCAACCTCCGACCAGGCCAGTAACATATGACCAGCAGGCCAAGAAGCTGAAAAACCAGCCCCAGTGGCCACCTCAGTGGGTTACCCAGGGACCTGATGCCACAACTCCTATTGAGAAATGCCaagtgaaagaggaagagcgaCTTACTTGTGTTGTCCCTGATCTTACTCTTGCTCAATGTGTGGCAAACAACTGCTGCTTTGAGTGGCGGTGCTACTATGGGAAAGCAG TGACTGTACAGTGCACCAGAGATGGTCAGTTTGTTGTTGTGGTGGCCAGGGATGCCACTCTGCCCAACCTGGATCTTGATACCACCAGTCTGCTTGGACTGCAAGATGCACTCTGTAAGCCTGTTGGCACCACTAAAGCCTTTGCCATATACCAGTTCCCTGTCACAGCCTGTGGCACCACTCTCATG GAGGAAAGTGGCTATGTGGTCTATGAGAACAAGATGATATCTTCCTATGAAGTGGAGATTGGACCTCGAGGCTCAATCACTAG GAGCCACTTTGA GCTGCAGTTCCAGTGTATGTACTCTGACACTGCGGTGGAGTTTTTGGTGGTTGAGGTGAATGCTCTTCCTCCCCCTGCTCCAGTCACTGCTACTGGACTTGTCCGAGTAGAGCTCCGACTGGCCAGCGGACAATGTTACAATAAGGGATGTGTGGAAG AAGTGGAAGCCAACAGGTCCTACTACAGTGAGGCAGACTACCCAGTTGCCAAGCTCCTGATGGATCCAGTGTATGCAGAGGTTCACATCTTGGGGAGGACCGACTCTAACCTGGTCCTGAATCTGGACTACTGCTGGGCCACCTCCACCCCCAGTCCCCTCAGCTTGCCCAAGTGGGACCTCCTGGTTGATGG GTGTCCGTACCAGGATGACCGTTACCTGACCAATGTAATCCCTGTGGATGGCTCCTCTGGCCTTGAGTTCCTGACCCACTACAAATGCTTCACGGTCAAGATGTTCACCTTTGTGGATGCAGACACTTTGGCCCCTTTGAAGGACAGG GTTTTCATCCACTGTAGTACAGAGGTGTGCCACCCTACTAGGACCCACTCCTGTCAACAGAGCTGCAACAGGCAAA GGAGAGATGTGGCTGCAGTGAATTCTGTGGCTGGCGAGACTGTGGTGTCCAGTGGGGAGCTCATTCTGACCTGA